In the genome of Magnolia sinica isolate HGM2019 chromosome 2, MsV1, whole genome shotgun sequence, one region contains:
- the LOC131227390 gene encoding vacuolar protein sorting-associated protein 35B-like → MDKEWFLYQEGFEKLDIHAILTRLPFTVSPLIFLALKLFRRLQGQDGDVAREEVPVTPKKIFQILNQTIEALSSVPSPELALRLYLQCVEAANDCDLELVAYEFFTQAFILYEEEIANSKAQVTAIHLIIGTLQWMNIFGVENRDTLTQKATGYSIKLFKKPDQCRAVYACSHLFWVDDQDGIKDGERVLLYLKRALRIANVAQQMASVTRGTGGSITLFVEILNKYLYFFEKGNPQITGSVIQGLIELITIEMQCDNTMPDPSVDAFFASTLRYIQFQKQKGSAMGAKYEPIKV, encoded by the exons atggacaaagaatggtttctctaccaggaag GGTTCGAAAAACTGGACATACATGCCATTTTGACACGTCTTCCTTTCACTGTTTCTCCCCTAATATTTTTAGCTCTTAAGTTGTTCAGACGATTGCAAGGACAGGATGGAGATGTTGCTAGGGAAGAGGTTCCTGTGACACCAAAGaagatttttcagattttgaaTCAGACTATTGAGGCCTTGTCATCCGTTCCATCACCAGAACTGGCACTAAGATTGTACTTGCAGTGTGTTGAGGCTGCCAATGATTGTGATCTCGAGCTTGTAGCATATGAGTTCTTCACACAAGCTTTTATACTATATGAAGAAGAAATTGCAAATTCAAAAGCTCAGGTGACTGCCATACATCTAATAATAGGGACTCTTCAGTGGATGAATATATTTGGTGTTGAGAACAGAGATACACTTACACAAAAGGCCACAGGGTACTCCATAAAGCTTTTTAAAAAGCCTGATCAGTGCAGAGCAGTTTATGCATGTTCACATCTCTTCTGGGTTGATGATCAGGACGGCATCAAGGATGGAGAAAGGGTCCTGCTTTACTTAAAACGTGCACTAAGGATCGCGAATGTAGCCCAACAAATGGCCAGCGTAACGCGGGGTACTGGTGGGTCGATCACACTATTTGTAGAAATATTGAACAAGTAcctttatttttttgagaaaggGAATCCTCAGATTACAGGCTCAGTAATCCAAGGCTTGATTGAACTGATCACAATCGAGATGCAATGCGATAACACGATGCCAGACCCATCTGTGGATGCTTTCTTTGCTAGCACGTTGCGCTATATTCAGTTCCAGAAGCAGAAAGGCAGCGCGATGGGTGCAAAATACGAGCCCATCAAGGTGTGA
- the LOC131227400 gene encoding uncharacterized protein LOC131227400: protein MAPVVMTLLVMAPVVVVPVDEDPIPEVPIRPVSLVELVAPVPIIAPAPPPIPPPQPAVLVSEAPAPLVAPVPLPETRQLVTAEVSGQSDLPRFSAITREFREHDPPEV from the exons ATGGCACCCGTGGTCATGACACTATTGGTCATGGCGCCCGTGGTTGTGGTGCCCGTGgatgaggatccgattcctgaggtcccaATCCGGCCTGTTTCTCTAGTTGAGCTCGTAGCGCCCGTACCTATAATTGCTCCGgctcccccacctattccccctcctcagcctgctgTTCTAGTTTCGGAAGCTCCTGCTCCACTGGTCGCACCTGTGCCTCTGCCTGAG ACCCGTCAGCTAGTtaccgctgaggtttctgggcagtctgattTACCACGATTTAGTGCGATAACTCGAGAGTTCCGGGAGCATGATCCCcctgaggtttag